One stretch of Saccharomonospora xinjiangensis XJ-54 DNA includes these proteins:
- a CDS encoding CueP family metal-binding protein: MIALGVVVLLLLTGCSVAGPESSRTSQGESASTAGGSTLLADFGLDGMDGKQIVDHLDRVPVARRSADLVASVRADHVVLADGVREVRVPLGEDRFYLSVAPYVDRTHDCVYHSLTTCRGELAGKEVRVRAVDDVTGEVLVEERTTTFDNGFVGFWLPRGVNGSIEVAYGDLTGRSAFSTTEDGATCLTTLRLTEG; encoded by the coding sequence ATGATCGCTTTGGGTGTGGTGGTTCTGCTGCTGCTCACCGGGTGTTCGGTCGCGGGGCCCGAGTCGTCCCGGACGTCGCAGGGCGAATCCGCCTCCACTGCGGGCGGTAGTACGTTGCTCGCGGATTTCGGTCTCGACGGCATGGACGGCAAGCAGATCGTCGATCATCTCGATCGGGTGCCGGTGGCGCGGCGTTCTGCTGATCTGGTGGCCTCCGTTCGCGCCGATCACGTTGTGCTCGCCGATGGGGTGCGGGAGGTCAGGGTGCCGCTCGGTGAGGACCGGTTCTACCTGTCTGTCGCGCCGTATGTCGATCGCACCCACGACTGCGTCTACCACTCGTTGACGACCTGTCGTGGTGAGCTGGCAGGCAAGGAGGTGCGGGTCAGGGCCGTGGACGACGTGACGGGTGAGGTGCTCGTCGAGGAGCGGACCACCACGTTCGACAACGGTTTCGTCGGTTTCTGGCTGCCTCGGGGTGTGAACGGCAGTATCGAGGTCGCCTATGGCGACCTCACCGGCCGAAGTGCTTTCTCCACGACGGAGGACGGTGCGACCTGTTTGACCACGCTTCGGCTCACGGAGGGCTGA
- a CDS encoding arsenate reductase ArsC, translating into MTPIPEVLFVCVHNAGRSQMAAALLHHHAKGRVQVRSAGSQPADRLNPAVVEVMAELGLDLSQEFPKPLTTEAVRAADVVITMGCGDTCPIFPGKRYLDWALDDPAGKPVEQVRPIRDEIDRRVRGLLAELLDEKA; encoded by the coding sequence ATGACCCCGATTCCCGAGGTGTTGTTCGTCTGCGTCCACAACGCGGGCCGCTCCCAGATGGCCGCCGCGCTGCTGCACCACCACGCCAAGGGGCGCGTCCAAGTGCGCTCGGCCGGCTCTCAGCCCGCCGACCGGCTCAACCCCGCCGTAGTGGAGGTGATGGCCGAACTCGGCCTCGACCTGTCACAGGAGTTCCCGAAACCGCTGACCACCGAGGCCGTGCGGGCCGCCGACGTGGTGATCACCATGGGCTGTGGCGACACCTGCCCGATCTTCCCTGGCAAGCGCTACCTCGACTGGGCACTCGACGACCCGGCGGGCAAGCCCGTCGAGCAGGTGCGGCCCATCCGCGACGAAATCGACCGCCGCGTGCGGGGGCTTCTCGCCGAACTCCTCGACGAGAAGGCCTGA
- the arsB gene encoding ACR3 family arsenite efflux transporter produces the protein MTQVNEHAVAARMPTLDRLLPVWIGAAMVTGLLAGRWIPGLGTALDAVQVDGVSLPIALGLLVMMYPVLAKVRYDRLDTVTGDRRLMVASLVLNWVLGPALMFALAWIFLPDLPEFRTGLIIVGLARCIAMVVIWNDLACGDREAAAVLIALNSIFQVIAFAVLGWFYLSVLPGWLGLPQTGLDTSAWEIAKNVLIFLGIPLVAGYLTRKLGERAKGRDWYESRFLPKIGPVALYGLLFTIVILFALQGEAITSRPLDVARIALPLLAYFTVMWAGSFAFGKAIGLSYPRTVTLSFTAAGNNFELAIAVAIATFGVTSGQALAGVVGPLIEVPILVALVYVSLRLRARWTAHNPSPSPTKE, from the coding sequence ATGACACAGGTGAACGAACACGCCGTGGCGGCGCGAATGCCGACGCTGGACCGCCTTCTGCCCGTGTGGATCGGCGCGGCCATGGTGACCGGGCTGCTCGCGGGGCGCTGGATCCCCGGCCTCGGGACAGCCCTGGACGCGGTCCAGGTAGACGGGGTGTCCCTGCCCATTGCGCTGGGTTTGCTGGTGATGATGTATCCGGTGCTGGCCAAGGTCCGCTACGACCGCCTCGACACCGTCACCGGAGACAGGCGCCTCATGGTGGCGTCGCTCGTGCTGAACTGGGTACTGGGCCCAGCGTTGATGTTCGCGCTGGCCTGGATCTTCCTGCCCGACCTTCCCGAGTTCCGCACCGGGCTGATCATCGTCGGCCTCGCCCGCTGCATCGCGATGGTGGTGATCTGGAACGACCTGGCCTGCGGCGATCGCGAGGCCGCCGCCGTGCTCATCGCCCTCAACTCGATCTTCCAGGTGATCGCGTTCGCCGTGCTCGGCTGGTTCTACCTCTCGGTGCTGCCCGGCTGGCTCGGCCTCCCACAAACCGGCCTGGACACCTCGGCGTGGGAGATCGCCAAGAACGTCCTGATCTTCCTCGGCATCCCGCTCGTCGCGGGCTACCTCACCCGCAAACTCGGCGAGCGGGCCAAAGGCCGCGACTGGTACGAGTCCAGGTTCCTGCCCAAGATCGGCCCCGTCGCCCTCTACGGCCTGCTGTTCACCATCGTGATCCTGTTCGCGCTCCAAGGTGAGGCCATCACCAGCAGACCACTGGACGTCGCGCGGATCGCGCTGCCGCTGCTGGCGTACTTCACGGTGATGTGGGCCGGTTCGTTCGCTTTCGGCAAGGCCATCGGCCTGTCCTACCCACGGACGGTGACACTGTCCTTCACCGCGGCGGGCAACAACTTCGAACTCGCCATCGCCGTGGCCATCGCCACCTTCGGCGTCACGAGCGGACAGGCCCTCGCCGGGGTCGTCGGCCCCCTCATCGAAGTCCCCATCCTCGTCGCGCTCGTCTATGTCAGCCTCCGCCTGCGCGCACGCTGGACAGCACACAACCCGAGCCCCTCCCCGACCAAGGAGTGA
- a CDS encoding ArsR/SmtB family transcription factor: protein MSKQQGPVVDLGDLCATRVTREPLTEEQADDLASAFKALGDPVRLRLLSLIASHADGEACVCDLTGAFELSAPTISHHLKVLRESGLVESERRGTWIYYRVRPEALRSLSESLMPVAGVPA, encoded by the coding sequence ATGTCGAAACAACAGGGTCCGGTGGTGGACCTCGGGGACCTGTGCGCGACGCGCGTGACACGCGAACCGCTCACCGAAGAGCAAGCCGATGACCTCGCCTCGGCGTTCAAAGCGCTAGGGGACCCGGTGCGGTTGCGGCTGCTGTCACTGATCGCCTCCCACGCCGACGGCGAGGCATGCGTGTGCGACCTCACAGGCGCGTTCGAGCTGTCAGCACCGACGATCTCGCACCACCTCAAGGTGCTTCGCGAATCCGGCCTCGTCGAAAGCGAGCGCCGCGGAACCTGGATCTATTACCGGGTGCGACCCGAAGCCTTGCGGTCACTGTCGGAGTCACTGATGCCCGTGGCGGGGGTGCCGGCATGA
- a CDS encoding endo alpha-1,4 polygalactosaminidase — MPRLTTVHRRVAALAAVVLLLTACGSAPATPLNRTHSTADAGTGIPPTPSMAYQLQGYPGGGLDALTAAPHDVAVIDLARDGVDGYFTAHEITRLRASGKTVLAYFEIGSIEDFRPEFDRIRDEQADLLLNDVPSWPGEYFVRYWDARWWDDTVLPRLERAMDAGFDGVYLDTLIAYEQIDLALVPGRTRDDLGRAMAALVTKVSEHAKSRRTEFLVFPQNAPELRLTDGYTAAIDGIGMEDLFFLDTDRPCEEDYCAENLGHVRALRDAGKTVLAVDYAIEPANVEQACRRHREEGFGGTVTTVDLDAPAAPCPAG; from the coding sequence ATGCCGCGTCTCACCACTGTCCACCGCCGAGTGGCGGCACTGGCCGCTGTCGTTCTGCTCCTCACCGCGTGCGGTTCCGCACCTGCCACGCCCCTCAACCGAACGCACAGCACAGCAGACGCGGGCACAGGCATTCCGCCGACACCGTCGATGGCGTATCAGCTCCAGGGCTACCCCGGCGGCGGGCTCGACGCGCTCACCGCCGCACCGCACGACGTGGCCGTGATCGACCTCGCTCGCGACGGTGTGGACGGCTACTTCACCGCCCACGAGATCACCCGGCTGCGGGCCTCGGGCAAGACCGTGCTGGCCTACTTCGAGATCGGCTCGATCGAGGACTTCCGCCCCGAGTTCGACCGCATCCGCGACGAGCAGGCCGATCTCCTGCTCAACGACGTGCCGTCGTGGCCGGGCGAGTACTTCGTGCGCTACTGGGACGCCCGCTGGTGGGACGACACCGTGCTCCCCCGGCTGGAGCGCGCGATGGACGCCGGTTTCGACGGCGTCTACCTCGACACCCTCATCGCCTACGAGCAGATCGACCTGGCGCTGGTGCCCGGCAGGACACGCGACGACCTCGGCCGCGCCATGGCCGCCCTCGTCACGAAGGTCAGCGAGCACGCGAAGAGCCGGCGGACCGAGTTTCTCGTGTTCCCGCAGAACGCTCCCGAACTGCGGCTCACCGACGGCTACACCGCCGCCATCGACGGCATCGGCATGGAGGACCTGTTCTTCCTCGACACCGACCGCCCCTGCGAGGAGGACTACTGCGCCGAGAACCTCGGCCACGTCCGCGCGCTGCGCGACGCCGGCAAGACGGTGCTCGCGGTGGATTACGCCATCGAACCGGCCAACGTCGAGCAGGCGTGCCGCCGCCATCGGGAAGAAGGTTTCGGCGGAACGGTCACGACGGTGGACCTCGACGCGCCAGCAGCACCCTGCCCCGCGGGGTGA
- a CDS encoding metallophosphoesterase family protein, with protein sequence MTAQAGGGIGRRGALRAGGVGALALTLGSGLAGGHSAEATPQGNSRLRFRQDGGFTIVQFNDTQDDHRTDRRTIELMEHVLDSERPDLVVLVGDNINGGPANATQVYQALNNIIQPMERRRIPWAATFGNHDEDSTARTGVDESDMLRFFRRYPHNVNPAGAREITGTGNTNLLIRSARNGKPAFNVWLLDSGRYAPERIAGQDFTGYPTWDWLRADQVRWYLDTSEALERRYGAPVPSLMFQHICLWEHRYMWFASVDSRTEADHARAVAKHSIVGERNEDECPGPFNSGMFSAIQHRGDVRGVFVGHDHINTYVGDYYGVLLGYGPGTGFGTYGLGGADKHRLRGARVFKLDEGTDGVLTDTYTVFAKDYGIDLSVTDQSMDPLPLPDWS encoded by the coding sequence ATGACAGCACAAGCGGGCGGCGGGATCGGCCGACGAGGCGCCCTCAGAGCGGGAGGGGTGGGAGCACTGGCCCTGACCCTGGGTTCCGGGCTCGCCGGAGGGCACTCCGCCGAAGCCACGCCACAGGGCAACTCCCGCCTGCGGTTCCGGCAGGACGGCGGCTTCACCATCGTGCAGTTCAACGACACCCAGGACGACCACCGCACCGATCGGCGCACCATCGAGCTGATGGAACACGTCCTCGACAGCGAGCGCCCCGACCTCGTCGTACTCGTGGGCGACAACATCAACGGCGGCCCCGCCAACGCCACGCAGGTGTATCAGGCGCTGAACAACATCATCCAGCCGATGGAGCGCCGCCGGATCCCGTGGGCGGCCACGTTCGGCAACCACGACGAGGACTCCACCGCCCGCACCGGTGTCGATGAGAGCGACATGCTGCGGTTCTTCCGCCGCTACCCGCACAACGTCAATCCCGCGGGCGCGCGCGAGATCACCGGAACGGGCAACACGAACCTGCTGATCCGCAGCGCCCGGAACGGCAAACCCGCGTTCAACGTGTGGCTGCTGGACAGCGGACGGTACGCGCCGGAGCGGATCGCGGGCCAGGACTTCACCGGCTACCCCACCTGGGACTGGTTGCGCGCCGACCAGGTCCGCTGGTACCTGGACACCTCCGAAGCCCTCGAACGCCGCTACGGCGCGCCGGTGCCGAGCCTGATGTTCCAGCACATCTGCCTGTGGGAGCACCGCTACATGTGGTTCGCCAGCGTGGACAGCCGCACGGAGGCCGACCACGCCCGCGCCGTGGCCAAGCACTCGATCGTGGGTGAGCGCAACGAGGACGAATGCCCAGGGCCGTTCAACTCCGGCATGTTCTCCGCCATCCAGCACCGAGGCGACGTGCGGGGCGTGTTCGTCGGACACGACCACATCAACACCTACGTCGGCGACTACTACGGTGTGCTCCTCGGCTACGGCCCCGGCACCGGTTTCGGCACCTACGGACTCGGCGGCGCCGACAAGCACCGCCTTCGCGGCGCGCGAGTGTTCAAACTCGACGAAGGCACCGACGGGGTGCTCACCGACACCTACACCGTCTTCGCCAAGGACTACGGCATCGACCTGTCCGTGACCGACCAGAGCATGGACCCGCTGCCGCTGCCCGACTGGAGCTAG